One window of the Methylovirgula sp. HY1 genome contains the following:
- the bluB gene encoding 5,6-dimethylbenzimidazole synthase — protein MVFCSRSRPLVTRQSVPPAEARKQDAEGHDTAPPRFDEDFAALLTALFRWRRDVRRFRRDRVDISVIEELVALATLAPSVGHSQPWRFVCVEDGERRKAVINNFNRCNTAALSTYEGEEAALYARLKLAGLCEAPVHLAVFCDRAPSAGHGLGRLTMPETLAYSVVGAVQNLALAARARGLGVGWVSILDPGEIAAILEVPSEWQFVSYLCIGWPEEEHLDPELERHGWQNRLPQSAVLHRR, from the coding sequence ATGGTCTTTTGCAGCCGGAGCCGGCCGCTCGTGACCCGGCAATCGGTGCCGCCTGCGGAGGCTCGCAAGCAAGATGCAGAGGGTCATGATACCGCGCCGCCGCGTTTCGATGAAGATTTCGCTGCGCTGCTGACAGCACTTTTCCGATGGCGTCGCGATGTTCGCCGTTTTCGCCGCGATCGTGTTGACATTTCCGTGATCGAAGAACTCGTCGCGCTGGCGACGCTCGCGCCCTCCGTCGGGCACAGCCAGCCCTGGCGTTTCGTCTGCGTCGAAGATGGCGAACGCCGCAAGGCTGTCATAAACAATTTCAACCGCTGCAATACCGCCGCGCTGTCGACCTACGAAGGCGAGGAGGCGGCGCTCTATGCACGGCTCAAACTGGCGGGCCTTTGCGAGGCGCCGGTCCACCTCGCCGTCTTTTGCGATCGGGCGCCGAGCGCCGGGCATGGTCTCGGTCGCCTGACCATGCCGGAGACGCTCGCCTATTCGGTTGTCGGCGCGGTCCAAAATTTGGCGCTCGCGGCCCGCGCCCGTGGACTCGGCGTCGGCTGGGTCTCCATCCTCGATCCTGGCGAGATTGCGGCAATTCTCGAAGTGCCGAGCGAGTGGCAGTTCGTGTCTTATCTCTGCATCGGCTGGCCGGAGGAGGAGCATCTCGATCCGGAGCTCGAAAGGCATGGTTGGCAAAATCGTTTGCCGCAAAGCGCGGTGTTGCATCGACGCTGA
- a CDS encoding DUF4282 domain-containing protein, whose amino-acid sequence MLQLQDFINFDRYLTPSIIRIFYLLQLALIALFGISNIFAALIAMTHFFFYGLVWLAGTVIGAVIAAIAARIVTEIIMVLFQNNEHLAVIRARAEGH is encoded by the coding sequence ATGCTTCAGTTGCAGGATTTCATCAATTTCGACCGATATCTCACGCCGTCGATCATACGGATTTTCTATCTGCTGCAATTGGCCTTGATCGCGCTCTTCGGCATTTCCAATATTTTTGCCGCGCTGATCGCGATGACGCATTTCTTCTTTTACGGCCTGGTCTGGCTCGCCGGAACGGTGATTGGTGCCGTGATCGCCGCGATCGCGGCGCGCATCGTGACCGAGATCATCATGGTGCTGTTTCAAAACAACGAACATCTCGCGGTGATCCGTGCCCGTGCCGAGGGACATTGA
- a CDS encoding GNAT family N-acetyltransferase encodes MASKSIRKDDLIFRPRGAQDDRGLLELFNEENFLHNASVRAPFASCAEMRIWLDGIAAAKRFEIVAVSNGEIVGFAGLYTMADAQSHLGWVILGVRKTFQGRGIGAALMHMLIATARVFVGLQRLQLTVFSDNQAAMRLYRKFGFEIEGRHRRFVRRGADFVDAFTMALLFDDGEAARPDAETLPQLRRARAASSLDHRGRWVAA; translated from the coding sequence ATGGCGTCCAAATCAATTCGGAAAGACGATCTTATTTTCCGCCCGCGCGGCGCGCAGGATGATCGCGGCCTGCTCGAATTGTTCAATGAAGAGAATTTCTTGCACAATGCTTCGGTGCGCGCGCCCTTCGCATCATGCGCGGAGATGCGGATTTGGCTCGACGGGATCGCCGCCGCGAAAAGATTTGAGATCGTTGCCGTCTCGAACGGCGAGATCGTCGGATTTGCCGGCTTATACACGATGGCCGATGCGCAGAGCCATCTTGGCTGGGTCATTCTCGGTGTCCGCAAGACCTTTCAAGGACGCGGAATTGGCGCGGCCCTGATGCATATGCTGATCGCCACCGCGCGAGTCTTCGTGGGTTTGCAGAGACTGCAACTGACCGTGTTCAGCGACAATCAGGCTGCCATGCGCCTCTATCGGAAATTTGGATTCGAGATCGAAGGGCGGCACCGGCGGTTTGTCCGACGTGGAGCAGATTTCGTCGATGCCTTCACTATGGCGCTGCTTTTCGATGATGGAGAAGCGGCGCGGCCGGATGCCGAAACCCTGCCGCAGTTGCGGCGCGCGCGCGCGGCGTCGTCACTGGATCATCGCGGTCGTTGGGTCGCAGCTTAG